One genomic region from Streptomyces venezuelae encodes:
- a CDS encoding PLP-dependent aminotransferase family protein: MPFETDGSPPQAGPHVQPAWELLLPAAGTPARRRGRALQEALRDAVRSGRLTPGTRLPSSRELAADLGVSRGLVTEAYEQLTAEGYLRSDRGAGTWVGGAARSAVRGAHGPAPGMPRVLVDFRPGTPDLSLFPRTSWAAAQRSVLARLPHPALGYPDPRGLPGLREALAGMLTRRRGVVADPERLVVCSGVAQASTLLGFVLRGRGLREVGIEDPGSPEHGRLFAATGMDTVWLPLDEEGLRPGPLADSGVRAVVVTPSHQFPSGISWSAERRAALLDWARTVDGYVLEDDYDGDFRYDRAPVGALQGLDPERVAYAGSVSKSLAPGLRLGWMLVPGALLDEVVERKRTMDLGNPVLDQATLAEFVTGGGYDRQLRRCQRAYRGRRDALLAALAAHLPGTGVSGIAAGLHVIARVPGRFGPPARFLTRAAEAGVALRPLEEYGTERPADGDVRLVVGYAHLAPSAIERGVRLVAEAVGRE; the protein is encoded by the coding sequence GTGCCATTCGAGACGGACGGGAGTCCTCCGCAAGCGGGGCCGCACGTCCAGCCCGCCTGGGAGTTGCTCCTGCCGGCGGCCGGTACCCCGGCCCGGCGGCGGGGGCGGGCCCTTCAGGAGGCCCTGCGGGACGCGGTGCGCTCGGGGCGGCTGACGCCGGGGACCCGGCTGCCGTCGAGCCGTGAGCTCGCGGCCGACCTCGGTGTCTCGCGGGGCCTGGTCACCGAGGCGTACGAACAGCTCACCGCCGAGGGGTACCTGCGCAGCGACCGTGGCGCGGGGACGTGGGTGGGCGGGGCGGCGCGCTCCGCCGTGCGCGGGGCCCACGGCCCGGCGCCCGGGATGCCCCGGGTCCTGGTGGACTTCCGTCCGGGCACCCCCGACCTGTCCCTCTTCCCGAGGACCTCGTGGGCGGCGGCCCAGCGGTCCGTCCTGGCGCGGCTGCCGCACCCCGCGCTCGGATATCCGGACCCGCGCGGGCTGCCCGGGCTGCGCGAGGCGCTGGCCGGGATGCTGACACGGCGGCGGGGTGTGGTGGCCGATCCGGAGCGGCTCGTGGTCTGTTCGGGCGTCGCGCAGGCGTCGACGCTGCTCGGCTTCGTGCTGCGGGGCCGGGGGCTGCGCGAGGTCGGCATCGAGGATCCCGGCAGCCCGGAGCACGGGCGGCTGTTCGCGGCGACCGGCATGGACACGGTGTGGCTGCCGCTCGACGAGGAGGGGCTGCGGCCCGGGCCGCTGGCCGACTCCGGGGTGCGCGCGGTGGTCGTGACTCCCTCCCACCAGTTCCCCTCCGGGATCAGCTGGTCGGCGGAGCGGCGCGCCGCGCTCCTCGACTGGGCGCGGACGGTGGACGGGTACGTCCTGGAGGACGACTACGACGGGGACTTCCGGTACGACCGGGCGCCCGTCGGTGCGCTCCAGGGGCTCGACCCGGAGCGCGTCGCGTACGCGGGATCGGTGAGCAAGTCGCTGGCGCCCGGGCTGCGTCTGGGCTGGATGCTCGTCCCGGGGGCGCTGCTCGACGAGGTCGTCGAGCGGAAACGGACGATGGACCTCGGCAATCCCGTACTCGATCAGGCGACGCTCGCGGAGTTCGTGACGGGCGGCGGCTACGACCGGCAGCTGAGGCGCTGTCAGCGTGCCTACCGGGGGCGGCGGGACGCGCTGCTCGCCGCGCTCGCCGCGCATCTGCCGGGCACCGGGGTGAGCGGGATCGCGGCCGGGCTGCACGTCATCGCGCGCGTGCCGGGGCGGTTCGGTCCTCCCGCGCGGTTCCTGACGCGGGCGGCGGAGGCGGGCGTGGCACTGCGGC